CCCAAAGGGCTACACCCGAATTAAAAGTCTATGACCACATTAACACGGCTCGGAGATGTCCGAGAACCGTAATAAAAAATAGgccttcaaaattttcaaaaccgattctaaaggctaccctcggcaaactaTAATCTGGCTACCTCGAATTTTAGTCATTATCTCCATTTTGTCTTCACTATCGTGAATCACCCAAAATACCTGATCGGCCATCTCGACATGCTCACTTTGATTCGCTTCTAACTCGGCCTGAAGCATCTCACTCAGAAGCTTGTAAGTATTTGTCTTCTCGGTGAGCTCCCAAACCTCAACTTCGTGCTGGGTCAACTCTTCCCCGATTCGGAGGAAAGCCTCATGATGCAATATTGAGGCCTACAAGCACAAAGAAAGGTGTTGGGATTATTTACaacttcaaatttaaataagtaatAAAGTGACACTCGAAGTTACCCGATTCAAAGCATGTTGGGCCTCATTAAATAGGCAAGGTGCTTCCACCGCATCCATCACAGCCTGGTCCTCCTCGGTCACCAACCACCTGAGGTAGCTAGTAACCCCCACGAGGGCAGAGAAAACTTGAGCATCCTTCGAGAAAGAAAAAATTATTGACCGCCTACGGTTAGGGTTAATGCTTGGGTCCGGGAATTGATCCACCAGTTTTGGGCTCGAACAAGACCCAATGGCACCCGATGATGGTACCTACCTTGCCACCGGCAAGTCACCAAACCCGGTGACATCTTCCAAAGTGGTGGACTCTAATCCACCTAAGAAGTGGTGGATATCAGTCGCCCCCTAAGGCCCCTCGAAAGAACGGCTTTCTAATATACCTGCCTCGCAAATCATGGCATCTGAAATCTGAGGGGACCCAGTAATGTTGATTACCCTAAGCTCGTCTTTTTGGGAACATTCCTCTACTCGAGAAGCGTCAATCCTGGCCTCTCTCTCGACCCCCCTAGCTTGGGGTGGAGTGGCCTCAACCCCTTCTGGTTTGGGAGCTTTGGCCAAAAATTCCTCATCGACCTCCGGTTTGAAGGGCCCTTGTATCACGACACCTAACCGCATGTGGGCCACTAGCTTggatttctcttcttcttcttcatactCGTCCCTCAGCCAGTGGATTGAGTTCGAGGATAGAGCGTCGGTGTTTTCCCAGGGCTTGCACGACCtcttttttagtttttcttttctgaGTCCGGGGAGCTCAAAGCCATATAATCTTCTTTTCATCACCCTGCTTTGGAGCAGGAGACTCGAGAGGATCCTCATAACCAGATGGAGGCCTCATAGCAACATCCTTGGGGAGATCTATAAGAGAAAATAGATAAGAATTCGACAGCAAAAGGAGGAAATCGAATATTATTActttaggaaaagaaaattacCATGATTACGGTCCTCCCATTGACCCTTCGATAATTCCATCCAAGCACGCTTGGAATATGGTCTCTCTAACACAAGGCCCTCGACCCATTCCTTGAGTTCAGGAACTATGTTTGGCATCTGGACCACAACTACAATACCAAAAACATCGAAAAGGAAGGAGATAAGAGGTAAAAAACAAGATTAGATCTTCATGGCAAAGTActacttacgtttcatgttccatttCTCGAGAAATGGCATGTCTTCGGCAAGGATTAGGTCCAAAGTCTGTATTCGAACAAATCGACCCATCTAACCACGGTCCCGAGACTCATCTATACACAAGAATGGGGCCCTACTGGCCTGTCGAGCTAGCTTAGAAAACCCTTCACATGGGTAGTGATCGATTCCTCAAGCGAAGGTACCACCATATGCTTGTTGACCCAATAGCAATCCTCTTTAACCTTGGTGAGGAGATCATCGGTATTTTGCATATGTACCTCGAGAACGACTCACATCGACCCGGTACCGAGGAGGTCTTTTCAAACTTATAATCGGCAATGGTAGTGCACCCTGCTGGAATGAAATCCTCAGAATAAGGTTCCTCAACAGCCCCGTTGTCGGTGGGTCATGATGAAGAGGTGGCCTCCTTCTGCGGTACAGTCTTAGAAGTTTTCGCCATTGTATAACAGAATAAAAGGGAATTAGGATGGTATGCGATTTGCTAAAAGTTTAAGAAATTTGGGTGCAAGAGTCGCAAAGCAAAaggatttttgaaaaaaaaaacaagaatagGAGGAGctttgaaagtaaagtttgaatAAAGGAAAGTTAGGGTACTTATAGCTTGTTGGTGACAATTTAGAACCCGTAGTGGCCGACCAACAATTGACAGGCATTTAATGCCTTAGTAAGTGGACCAACGGGATTTCGGTATCCATTTGTCGTTTACATCATAGTCGGGTGTCTCAGTGACCGTTCGTCGCTTACATTATGGCCCATTGAGAcgagatttggaagttcatattGTTTCTCGTCATTTTCTCTCTGAGAAACAAGGGgcctatctgtatacggtcaaaatcgggctCGCCCCTTATGTGATTAATCGAGACTTGAATATGATAGGTTAAGATTCGACCTCGAATTATATTGAACCAAGGTGCGAGGTTATATGGTTAAGTTCGACCTCAGGACCGAACAAAATCGAGATCAGGCGAGATCGAGGGAAATTTACCAAGCCAAATAACAAAAGGACAAGATATCCACGATCGGTTGTAGATCACGGCAAAAATTTCGGCACGTATCAAGGATGGGCcgattaattagctaatcatgagATTTTTTACCTGATATAGAACTGTATCAAGAGTaggactctcctactatataaagggggtctaaTCATTTGTAAAATCATCATATTTACGCGACGTAAACCAATATACTGTCATTTTCTAGCTTTTATTATCTTGTTACTCTGTTGGTACGTCAGTTGAAACATCTTTGGTTCAAGAGTGATTGAACTCGAGGGCCAAGGCTATTCGAtttgtgtggtttgcatttattctTTTATCGTCAATTTCAATATTAGTCTATTATCTTAATTTGTACCAAGTTATATcgtgtatccttaaaaccacgtataaattcaattgttatccgattttaggATAAACACTTTCTTAATCGTTATGGGAATTTATTTGAGTGGCTAAATGATAGTAGTAAAAAAGTTTCCTTGAATAAAAAATTCTAATTAAATTCAAAATCATATATGAAAAGTTATAAATATTTCAGTTTTATCCAACATGTTTAGAAATATAGTTTAATATTTTGAGGATATTTTGGTCAATCAATATTATatttatgcttttataataatatagatagatagaaaTAGATTATATTGACAGTATGATATAAATCTTAATCTAAATTCAAAAGACAGAATGCAAAATTAAGAAtgtatttttctccttttccatTCTGAGACTGTAAGTTTAAAGTAGAAAGTTGTGGGGCTTGTTCTTTTGCGTAAAAAAGAGCTGCTAATTTAAATGACAGGATTACTCATTTAATTGACATCTCTTCTCATTGGACTCAATACGTCTAAAAACTCTTACCTTTTTTTTGGGGAAAGTACGAATGACCTCCTTCAGTTTGGGATTGTGACACAAAAACTATTGAAATCGAAAAATTTACACGAAACATCCTCAAAGCTATTGATTAAAATGCAATAATTTTTAATAGAAGATAACAGAGCTTACAAAAATATTTCCAGTTATTTATCTGTTACCTTCGTATCATTTCCATTTCCTCTACCCTTTATTTTTTCCTTCTTTCTCTTCCAGCCTATGAAACGCACAAAGTAGTGGATTAATGAATACTTTTTTTTCATGCCAGCAAGCACTTATCCATACCAGATATTTACTCCAAACCAAAAAATGTAATCTTAGGAGTTAAAATTTCAAGTGACTGTACCCTATTTTACTATTTGATCGAAACAAAGGAGTTGTATTGAGGGTAGCCTCGTAATGGATCAGACCCGAGCTCGAAGATGAGGAATCGAGTCCAAATATCAAAATGTCCATCGAGACTGAGACCAGCAGCAATTGAGACTAAGTATGACAGACTTCAAGTGAAATGCAATAACAGAAAGGCGAGATATCCGTAGTCGGTCGGAGATCACGACGGATATCTTAGagcagatcaaatcaagggcggttattTGTTTCAATCATGGAATTTACTTTCATAATTAGAATTGTACCGCAATTAGGATTCCTCTAGTATATAAAGAGGGGTCCCCATCATTTGTAAACACCTTACATTCATACAGAAAAGCAATACACTATATCTCTATTGTTCATCAATTTATTATTCTTTGACTATTCTTACTTTACTACTCTCGAGGATTCATCAACTCGAGGACACTATCCAGATATCGGTTTGTTTTATATTCTTGTCAATTTTATCACTTATCTCTAAATTAATAAATTGGTATTAAGTGAAATCACTTATCCTTAAAACTACATTACAAGTTTAATTGATACTCGATttttagggtaaatagtttggcgcccaccgtgggctAAGGACAATATTTGTTGCTTAATATTTTAACCTTCATAACACACACTATGTTTACGCTTGTTCTTGTGAGTATTTTTTATTTCaggaatcaacatgtcaaactctcaagtagTACCCACTCACACTGACACCGGCCTTGGTCTTCATGGTGAAAATGAGCACATAGTCGCCTCGGGAAACGGAATACCTCCAATCAATCCCGATACACCACAGGCCATGAATCTGGTTGATGTAAATTCTCATGTCGTGGAGATTTAGGCGCTTATCCTAAAAATAGCATCCGTAGAGACGCCCGAGCAGCCGATCAGAacacaaaaatggtgaagaaggCGGAATTAACCTTCGAATGATATTTGACATGCTACAAACTCAGCAGGTCGCGATAGCGCAACTTCAAAATCAGAATCGAGCCCCAAGCATAATCAAACTCGATACATCACAGGAAGTTGCTCATAGGGTCGAACCCATGCAGGAAAAATTGAACGATAATGGATCAGGAACTGATCCCGCCATCATGAAAATGGTCGAGGAGCTCACCAAACGGATAAAATCAGGTGAAAGAAAATTGAGGCTAATGACAAAAAGATAGAAACGTACAACTAACGAGTTGACCAAATACTGGGGCACCCCCAAtcctaaagggtttggattcaaAAAAGTTCGTGCAGAATCCTTTTCCTCAAAGTGCGGTTCCAAAGcccattcctaagaagtttcGTATGCCAAACATCCCCAAGTACAATGGTACCACCGATCCTAATGAACACATCACTTCGTACACATGCGGaataaagggaaatgacttagaagctgatgagattgaatctgttttgttgaaaaaatttggagaaactttatcaaaagGGGAAATGAAATGGTACCACAATTTGCCGCCCAATTCCATCAATTCTTTCGTCATGCTCACTAATTCATTCGTAAAGGCGCACGCCGGAGCAATAAAGGCCGCAACTAGGAAGTCGGACCTCTTCAAAGTGAGACAAAAGGACAACGGAATGCTAAGGGAGTTCATAACTCAATTTCAGATGCAACGCATGGACTTACCCCCGATTACAGATGATTGGGCTGTCCAAGCCTTTACTCAGGATTTGAACGAGCGAAATTTGATAACATCACGTCAAGTAAAGcagaatttgattgaatatccagTAGTGACCTGGGTCGATGTGGATAATTGGTACCAatcgaagattagggtcgaggatgattaGTTGGGAGCTCCATCCGGTTCTGTTTACCCAAACATGTCCAAAGGCAGGATTCAAAGGGACATCGACAGAGAGCCCCTATAGAACAGAGATCGATACCAACCATATAGCACAAATCGAAGGGATAACGGACTGAGACGTAATCTAGTTCGAAATGATTGAAggaatgatcgaggtcaaaattcTAGAGGGATTATGAGTAAGAATGGTTTTGATAAACACGTTGAGCCTAAGGATGCACCGCGAttatcagaatataacttcaacatCGATGCTTCAGGTATTATGTCAGCCATTGGACGGATCAAGGATACTAGATGGCCCAGACCCTTGCAAACTGACCCAGCTCAAAGGAATCCGAATAAATGTGCAAGTACTATGGAACCCATGGTCACAGAACCGAGGACTGCAGATAattaagggaggaggtagctcgttTATTCTACGAAGGTCATCTCCGAGAGTTCTTGAGTGTCTGAGCGAAGAATCACTTCAGCGACAGGGATGCAAATAGGAAAAATGAACAGGAGGAACCATAGCACGTGATTCATATGATCGTCGGTGGGGTTGATATCCCTTAGGGTCCAACATTTAAATGCACCAAAGTCACAATCACAAGGGAGAAGCATACCCAGGACTACTTACCAGAAGATACCTTATCCTTCAATGATGAGAATATagaagggatcgaacaacctCACAACGACGCACGATTAATATCTATCCTTaagaataaaattcaagttaaacgtgtgttggttaatccaggtagctcgacgaGCATTGTTCGATCCAGGGTCGTGGAGCAACTCGGCCTTCAGATCAAATTGTGCCTGCATCTCGAGTGCTCAATGCTTTTGGCATGGCGAGTGAAACCACTAAAGGGGAAATCATATTGCCAGTGAACGTGGCCAGAACTATCCAGGAAATGAAGTTCCACGTGATCGGAGGAAATATAAGGTACAATGCGCTGCTCGAAAGACCTTGGATCTATAatatgagggcagtaccttcaACGCTTCATCAAGTTTTGAAATTCCCAACACTGGAGGGAGTCAAAATGGTTTATGGCGAACAACCAGCAGCTAAAGAGATGTTTGGAATCGATGAGGTGATACCAGTGTCGGCTCTCACATCAACAAAGGGACCAGAATCAAAGGAAAAGTAGAAGGTCAAATAGCAACCATAGTCACCGGCTTCGACCAGATCAGAACTGCAGGAAATGATCGAGGACTATGACTGCATGATACCTCGAACCTTCTTAACCCCCGATGACTCTGATGCAACGAAATTAACAATCGAAGAGCTGGAACACGCCATACTGGTCGAGCACctgcccgatcgaaaggtatacctaggcacggggttaacccccgagcttagggaaaaactcattaaattacttattaaaaatatggattgttttgcttggttccaccttgacatgacagggatcccaccggagatcacTACTCACCGATTGAGCTTGGACCCAAAGTTCAAACCAGTAAAGCAAAGGAGGAGGCCACTGTTCAAGGCAAAGCATGTATTTATCAAGGAccaggtaaccaaacttctcaaaataggatccatcccggaagtaaaatatcccgaatggttagcaaacatagttgtagtccccaagaaggggaataaacttagaatgtgtgtagattacaaagacttaaacaaagcatgccctaagGACTCTTTTCCACTACCGAATATCGATCACATGATCGTTGCCATgaccggccacgagatcctcagcTTTCTCAATGCCTACtctaggtacaaccaaatacaaatGAACCCGGAGGATTAGGAAAAGACCTTATTTATCACTAAGTACGATActtattgctataatgtaatgtcgTTTGGGCTAAAAATGCCGGTGCTACTTATCAATGCCTAGTAAACCGTATGTTCAAAGAACAAATAAGTAAATCAATGGAGGtctatattgatgacatgctagatAAGTctctgcgcgcagaggaccatttgacacatTTTCAGGAAATTTTTGACATATTGAGAGTTTGAgacagtacaacatgaagctcaaccccgagaaatgtgcattcggggttggTTCAGGCAAGTTCTTTGGCTTTATGGTATCAAATCTGGGAATTGAGATCAACCCTAATAAAATCAAGGCAATCAAAGACATCACAATTGTGGATAGCGTTAAGGTCGTACAAAGGCTAACATGATGGATAGCTTCTTTAGGTCGCTTCATCTCTAGATCTTCTGATCGAAGCCACAAGTTCTTCTCacttctcaaaaagaagaacaattttaCTTGGACCTCGAAATGCCAACAGGCATTGGAAGAATTAAAGTGGTACCTTTCGAGCCCACAATTACTTCATACCTCGAAAGCGGGTGAGCAACTCTACTTATATTTGGCAGTCTCGGAGGTCATGGTAAGTGGTGTCTTCattcgagaagaacaaggtactcAATTTCCTATTTACTGTGTTAGTCGAACTTTAGGTGAAGCAGAGACCCGGTACCCATACTTGGAAAAATTAGCGCTTGCTCTAATAAGCACCTCTaagaaattaaaaccatattttcaatgtcacccaatcTTGTGTTGTAACCACTTATCCCCTTCGTAACATTTTGCACAAGCTCGAGCTCTTGGGCtgactggccaaatgggccgtcgaaATCAGCaagtacgatatcgagtatcaaccccaaacggccatcaagtctcaaatcttagcagacttcgtggccgacttcatACTAGACCTCGTGCCCGAGGTCGAAAAGGAGCTATTGCTAAAATCGAGCACATCCTCGGTGGTGTAGACCGTTTTCACAAATGGTGCTTCGAATGTGAAGGGGCTTGGGCTAGGCGTCGTTTTGAAGCCACCCAAAGGCAATacaattagacaatctatcaaaacccctaagttgactaacaatgaggccgagtatgaggccatgattgtaggtctcgagTTGGATAAAAGTTTGGGAGCtgaggtcatcgaggccaagtgtgATTCCTAGCTTATGGTTAACCAGGTCAATAAAACCTTCAAAGTCCGAGAAGATCGAATGCAAATGTACTTGGATAAATTGCAGGTGACCTTACACCGGTTCATAGAATGGACCCTACAACATGTACCTCGATAACAGAATGGTGAGGCTGACGCCCTTGCAAACTTAGGGTCATCAgtcgaagatgatgaaattagCTTGAGGACTGTAGTATAGCTTTCAAAATTGGTGGTCGAAGAAGGCCACGccaaaataaactccacaagACTAACgtaggattggagaaacaaatatatcGATTATCTGAAGAACAGGAAACTTCCCTCGGACTCTAAGGAATCGAGGACTCTTCGAACGAAAGTTGCACGATATACATTGGCcgaagatggaacattatacagaagGATGTTCAATGGGCCGTTGGCAATATGCTTGGGTCCGGGAGACACCAACTACGTCCTACGAGAAATTCACAAGGGCACTTGTGGGAACTATTCCAACGCCGAATCATtggttcacaaagtcatcagAGCAAGATATTATTGGGATagtatggaaaaagatactaaggagttcGTTCAAAAATGTGACAAATTCCAAAGGCATGCACCGATGATCCACCAACCCCAAA
The Nicotiana sylvestris chromosome 11, ASM39365v2, whole genome shotgun sequence DNA segment above includes these coding regions:
- the LOC138881516 gene encoding uncharacterized protein, producing the protein MPNIPKYNGTTDPNEHITSYTCGIKGNDLEADEIESVLLKKFGETLSKGEMKWYHNLPPNSINSFVMLTNSFVKAHAGAIKAATRKSDLFKVRQKDNGMLREFITQFQMQRMDLPPITDDWAVQAFTQDLNERNLITSRQVKQNLIEYPVVTWVDVDNWYQSKIRVEDD